From one Plasmodium knowlesi strain H genome assembly, chromosome: 11 genomic stretch:
- a CDS encoding nuclear fusion protein, putative, producing MAHIYIVIILIVQLKVWIECRFKYASNTELLVERVKRGKQAMEEILRAKKKAEMEYEEKRKKNRKSKGTKSGRAGSVTDGVENDQGNQDEDEDQDDNIYVREIKCYEYVLDQLNSLNVYNCNEINENNKSMLALAKTKCLFVKSVRSFPDEKSGCILNPKKLNKLQIYLYNNNLFDQFRNENFSKTLSLDELRKIEKTKNPCLGDVASEEGIYDAISSDDFFFSLEKETLYPSDDKMTSENNSPRDHIDLKNMLCENLKYKIVTNCTTSDSMSDTAFQIYHSELNHIDDICFYIQSSEWNRRTDANINRLAETSVNITRQMTTNLENMKLIEHAQVKQIENTNRFDNFLKGLKNDFSEVIQILLKIKKHHESITNFVMAFKMLVMYLLVLLLVLFITSRSYASNSRRKIISCVLVCCLTELIFKRFIALIRNYEFIRVSDNLVSFSVKGIRYAFVLIGIKVLISAIVTYKEPVKIIEEELKHIKKLVEKNEQYRNSFEDIKRKNEKIDRSVDQETVNVLNLWLNYNDYLDSLYVEDEDFAISSQSDTEIDTSDTSLASEEMVPQEIEELNENPIGMRIKSMHRKNRPLFFHYFPSPTNVKAYTESPISFANIVEHNHNEIMRLREDRIRDFDNDEEENHHLYDHVDDLTEGVYNKTKLLENDKENETCDLYDLAEDDAKVNKFFSLDDI from the exons ATGGCGCATATCTACATTGTTATAATATTAATTGTGCAACTAAAGGTGTGGATAGAATGCAGATTCAAGTATGCCAGTAACACGGAGTTACTTGTGGAGAGGGTTAAGAGGGGTAAGCAGGCCATGGAGGAAATTCTAAGGGCAAAGAAAAAGGCTGAGATGGAGTacgaagaaaagaggaaaaaaaacagaaaatcgAAAGGCACAAAAAGTGGACGCGCTGGAAGTGTTACAGATGGTGTGGAAAATGATCAAGGCAATCAAGACGAAGATGAAGATCAGGACGACAACATATATGtaagggaaataaaatgttACGAGTATGTACTGGACCAGTTAAACAGCCTGAATGTATACAACTGCaacgaaataaatgaaaataataaatccATGCTAGCCTTGGCAAAAACCAAGTGCCTTTTTGTAAAATCGGTGAGAAGTTTTCCGGACGAAAAATCGGGTTGCATATTAAATCCAAAGAAATTGAACAAACTACAAATATATCTTTACAACAACAATTTGTTTGATCAATTtagaaatgaaaatttttctaaaaCGTTAAGTCTGGATGAATTGAGAAAGatagaaaaaacgaaaaatccCTGTCTTGGTGATGTTGCAAGTGAAGAGGGAATATATGATGCTATCTCTAGtgatgattttttcttcagccTTGAAAAGGAGACACTGTATCCTAGTGATGACAAAATGACTTCAGAGAATAACTCACCACGTGATCATATagatttgaaaaatatgttatgcgaaaatttaaaatacaaaattgtaACAAACTGCACAACTAGCGACAGCATGTCTGATACCGCCTTCCAAATTTATCACTCTGAGTTAAACCACATCGACGACATTTGTTTCTACATACAGTCATCTGAGTGGAATAGGCGAACGGACGCAAAT ATTAACCGACTAGCGGAGACCTCTGTAAATATCACCAGACAGATGACAACAAATTTGGAGAACATGAAGCTGATAGAGCACGCGCAGGTGAAGCAGATCGAAAATACGAATAG ATTCGATAACTTCTTAAAAGGCCTCAAAAATGACTTCAGTGAGGTTAtacaaattttattaaaaataaagaagcacCATGAGTCTATTACTA ATTTTGTAATGGCCTTTAAGATGCTCGTGATGTACCTGTTGGTACTTCTTCTTGTTCTGTTCATTACTTCCCGGAGTTATGCGTCAAATAGccgaagaaaaattatatctT GCGTTCTGGTCTGTTGTTTAACCGAATTGATTTTCAAAAGGTTCATTGCGCTGATCAGGAATTATGAGTTCATAAGAGTTAGCGATAATTTAGTCAGTTTCTCAGTGAAGGGAATTCGATAC GCATTCGTTTTAATTGGAATAAAAGTATTAATCAGCGCTATAGTAac TTACAAGGAGCCAGTGAAAATTATCGAGGAAGAACTTAAGCACATAAAAAAacttgtggaaaaaaatgaacaatatCGAAACAGCTTTGAGGAcatcaaaaggaaaaacgaaaaaattgaTCGCAGTGTTGATCAAGAAACGG TTAATGTCCTAAACTTGTGGCTAAATTATAATGATTACCTGGATTCATTATATGTGGAGGATGAAGATTTCGCAATAA GTTCACAGAGTGACACGGAAATTGACACCTCAGATACGTCACTGGCTAGCGAGGAGATGGTCCCGCAGGAAATTGAGGA gTTAAATGAAAACCCCATCGGAATGAGAATAAAATCGATGCACAGGAAAAATCGGCCTCTGTTTTTCCACTACTTTCCGTCGCCAACGAATGTTAAGGCGTACACAGAGAGCCCCATATCATTTG CGAATATCGTGGAGCACAATCACAACGAAATTATGCGCCTGCGCGAGGACAGAATAAGGGATTTT GACAACGACGAAGAGGAGAACCATCACCTATACGATCATGTGGACGATCTGACCGAAGGTGTGTACAATAAAACTAAACTCCTGGAGAAtgataaagaaaatgaaacgtGTGATTTGTACGATTTAGCAGAAGACGACGCGAAGGTAAAtaagtttttctccttggatGATATCTAA
- a CDS encoding reticulon-like protein, putative, producing MNMNSKNIVNLSIFASINALYILLYIFNQTFLQVICTLCILLLLLSGLLVFLQVHKVSEYKENDKLEIVSKEMIESCVMYIYELINDKLTIARKYLLWTNRMENVTILIVFYSVGNFLSFINFSVLFYIITWAIFLYNHINNVYITKICKLVHPYYVDLKDHAKYMFDNIPKLKHIKKTI from the coding sequence ATGAATATGAATTCAAAGAACATCGTGAACCTATCGATATTCGCATCGATAAACGCACTGTACATTCTGCTGTACATTTTCAACCAGACATTTCTTCAAGTCATATGTACATTATGCATTTTGCTCCTCCTGTTAAGCGGGCTACTTGTATTTTTGCAAGTACATAAGGTGTCAGAATATAAGGAGAATGACAAGCTAGAGATAGTGTCAAAAGAAATGATTGAGAGTTGTgtcatgtacatatacgagTTGATAAATGACAAATTGACTATAGcgagaaaatatttattgTGGACAAACCGAATGGAGAATGTTACTATACTTATTGTATTTTACTCTGTTGGCAATTTTCTGTCCTTCATAAATTTCagtgttcttttttacattatCACATGGGCCATATTCTTATATAACCATATTAACAATGTATACATAACAAAGATTTGCAAATTGGTCCATCCCTATTATGTTGACTTGAAGGACCACGCCAAGTACATGTTCGATAACATTCCCAAATTGAAACACATAAAGAAGACAATTTAA
- a CDS encoding nucleoporin NUP205, putative has product MDVDDNGAKFFGMNKYENYVNKKKSKENKNGISNSKGEDINPGTGEYDKIDAHEDNDQSYEGFVTVSDQSSCVSSIYKNNFYDDDDEEEEEEEVEKNASHTDEDEKFNSVNGTNQSSASHHPESNTKNNSEDSMSDEEYATYIDQKEKYVNKILNRGDNNSYEDNDDDFLESLEKSGKKLGKKNNWKRLFSFSRNSHTEEKDERYKTPDRSEPVEKAARYGEPDTDQPKSAGCANGKSSQGDPADGHSDNQEGENSDVPGGEGECKDGEEEDDEDDLYSVISGSDGDNEIFLTTKGNNKACMATPKGDNAKKDGQGTIESRQGREIHNEGGNEEGASPARAKATRRIRFQDEMMKSDESVTKIIQNEGERLDKKKKQIPIPPHGVNTIPSEEKTKRRHKEKGKHFQNKKNYEFRELVSSTINMCHPKIKGINDTDDILSNMEKISKIVILDDRSRGSGTNEVEEDESTNSLYDDVDNILDDRKKMYMKKKNEYLMRKTKTEGLANTTEDEKGKEQSSEGGNLNDLQKNSSGRINPLDNKTAQVERTDFMYYLNNDMIELNENVFKLYHGTCDYTHRNLCARNIINIVPHLNNIYERQNLSYIKDSPNFDEVYKVVPEWKNSFEMLNKKAQEDTEDMKNVLRRIENIQNDLDELGRELIEDKKEFENIKFETVQHESMITNLEKKNKMLIKGVLKLDNISFKLKKIHNINTNNMNNFTIVENVNRLLKYMDSSLSDYSQLFSEEKTMDILRFQPIDNVYNFLTNTDDESCFIMNLLKEELKEMILEKKDQMQNIIRKTMLYNAYDTNSYKEHITNTLNKQSLMINRIKCNIHSNVMLLFEMYEKFEKKNMKVVKIGQRHIKNYLNDERKASYIVKSVHDNKKNISKYFNSINFTRNKPIIHPFFIHFCLSEHFVHHFITFVLDPLSDQHQKNFLQYCSVPGFSSPLFVEKIVKLYRQEEQFTKSDTSYDFRSAYSRIILPELLNLCNNSYPNQQYERWNEENQYLIALKMASDFCFKSLLENNQSHHLSSVDTNNAFNLFHYIPESITNMSASSTVPNQTSYTALNTNNNFTFSNSSTGPLSSFGMRNFGSSNKFGTASPFSNNTMMMMNSSSTLSSNTSGMFGQSTGSVFPGGTSSTAGMFGSFNASPATSGMNPAGASTNQFGGLSNQFGGSSNQFGGSSNQFGGSSNQFGVSSNQFGGSSNQFGGPASNTFGTNNVSPQSGFNQNRSNSFLGGTSGGMFGSTNSTATGGSATQLGNSSSFFGGTANSSTGMFGSNFKQSVSNNMFGNNPTATQPGTQLGGGTSNLFGTSGSASKGNFFNSNSGGGALGMSTNTMSGNTGLFNQGIGANVSANVSANTNNTLFGGLPSNSTSMSNSQFAKSGQMGSSNLFSSGPNTAGGMNMNMNSQNNNSGNMFLSLNNQSNTNIFSSNNNSGSPFGKNFTSGSNPQLKDNMFSSTQSINRNPMMSSNFFSANKDTTSTGTNNSTFFSNTSMGNTSTGVNTGAYPFGNKQNFGTSGIISGGISSGQANQSGDLFNRGGMYAGQMSTVSRNTNFNNLTSNINSNNRMDNSLSANKYGNYFENNSTSKNSIFATSANNLSSNSNNNLFNINSGNKNSNMFNNPSSNNTSMGSMFGGNVSYGSNANSLSYNNSTGRNTTNNLLSSQNNNQFRSSVGMMSASNTPTNNSNNLFLTNNNKSSFMFSNENKGISNPTTYNNNNLFQNASNSFLSNNTPGMTSPSNMSSSLFQKSTYSSLNQNKPPMSNFNTNNNNPSNFGLINQNGGIMGGTNIGTNSNVNRFQQNGSSNFPSVFNPSNKGNTIFSR; this is encoded by the coding sequence TCGAAAagtcaggaaaaaaattaggcaagaaaaataattggaAAAGGCTATTTTCCTTCAGCAGGAATAGCCACACAGAAGAGAAAGACGAAAGGTATAAAACACCCGACCGCAGTGAACCCGTAGAGAAGGCGGCGCGTTATGGAGAACCAGACACTGATCAACCGAAAAGTGCAGGATGCGCCAATGGGAAGTCGTCGCAGGGAGATCCTGCAGATGGCCATAGTGATAACCAGGAGGGTGAGAACTCCGATGTTCCAGGCGGGGAAGGCGAATGCAAAGATGGCGAAGAGGAGGACGACGAAGACGATCTGTACTCCGTCATAAGCGGGTCTGACGGGGACAACGAAATCTTTCTCACCACGAAGGGAAATAACAAAGCGTGCATGGCAACCCCTAAAGGGGATAACGCGAAGAAGGATGGCCAAGGAACAATCGAATCACGGCAAGGAAGAGAAATTCACAATGAGGGGGGAAACGAAGAAGGTGCGAGTCCTGCACGCGCAAAGGCAACTAGGAGGATTAGATTCCAGGacgaaatgatgaaaagtGATGAATCCGTTACAAAGAtaatacaaaatgaaggggaaaggctagataaaaagaagaaacaaattcCTATCCCCCCACACGGAGTGAATACAATTCCAAGTGAAGAGAAAACCAAGAGGAGGcacaaagaaaagggaaaacattttcaaaacaaaaaaaattatgaatttaGAGAACTTGTGTCGTCCACTATTAATATGTGCCATCCGAAAATTAAAGGCATAAATGATACGGATGATATTTTAAGcaacatggaaaaaatttcgaaaatTGTTATACTGGATGATAGAAGCAGGGGAAGCGGCACGAATGAAGTGGAGGAAGATGAAAGCACCAACAGTCTCTACGACGATGTAGATAACATCCTAGACgatcggaaaaaaatgtatatgaagaaaaaaaatgaatatcttatgaggaaaacaaaaactgAAGGTTTAGCAAACACTACGGAggatgaaaaggggaaagaacagAGCAGCGAGGGAGGAAACTTAAacgatttacaaaaaaacagCTCCGGTAGGATAAATCCCCTCGATAATAAAACTGCACAAGTAGAACGAACCGATTTTATGTACTACCTAAATAATGACATGATagaattaaatgaaaatgttttCAAATTATACCATGGGACATGTGATTACACACATCGAAATTTGTGTGCAAGGAACATCATCAACATTGTACCCCACCTGAACAACATATATGAACGTCAAAATTTGAGCTACATAAAGGACTCGCCAAATTTTGACGAAGTGTATAAAGTTGTTCCTGAGTGGAAAAACTCCTTCGAGATGTTAAACAAGAAAGCGCAAGAAGATACAGAGGATATGAAAAATGTGCTCAGAAGGAtcgaaaatatacaaaatgatTTAGACGAATTGGGCAGAGAGCTCattgaagataaaaaagaattcgaaaatattaaattcgAAACTGTACAGCATGAATCCATGATAACAAatttagagaaaaaaaataaaatgcttaTTAAGGGTGTTCTGAAATTGGATAACATATCCTTTAAGTTGAAAAAGATACACAATATAAATACCAATAATATGAATAATTTTACCATTGTAGAAAATGTGAACAgattattaaaatatatggaTAGTTCTCTGAGTGATTATTCACAGCTTTTTTCAGAGGAAAAAACTATGGACATTCTACGATTCCAGCCAATAGATAATGTTTATAACTTTCTTACCAACACAGATGATGAATCATGCTTCATTATGAATCTCCTAAAAGAGGAATTGAAGGAAATGATACTAGAGAAGAAAGATCAAATGCAAAATATCATAAGGAAGACTATGCTATACAATGCATACGACACAAATAGTTACAAGGAGCACATCACCAACACGCTAAATAAACAAAGCCTAATGATAAATCGAATAAAATGCAACATTCACAGTAATGTAATGTTACTCTTCGAAATGtatgaaaaatttgaaaaaaaaaatatgaaggtTGTAAAAATTGGGCAACgtcacataaaaaattatctaaATGATGAAAGGAAAGCATCTTACATTGTAAAATCTGTTcatgataataaaaaaaatatctcgAAATATTTTAACAGTATTAATTTTACTCGCAACAAACCAATTATTCATCCtttctttattcatttttgtttaagtGAACATTTTGTTCATCATTTTATTACCTTTGTTCTGGATCCTTTATCAGACCAACACCAGAAAAATTTCCTACAGTATTGTTCTGTGCCTGGTTTCAGCTCCCCATtatttgttgaaaaaattgtcaaacTGTACAGACAAGAAGAACAATTCACCAAAAGTGACACTTCCTATGACTTTAGGTCTGCCTACTCCAGAATTATCCTCCCAGAATTATTAAACCTTTGTAATAATTCATACCCTAATCAACAGTACGAAAGatggaatgaagaaaatcaaTATTTGATAGCTTTGAAAATGGCTTCagatttttgttttaaatcGCTACTAGAGAACAACCAATCTCATCACCTCTCCTCTGTGGATACTAATAATGCCTTCAATTTGTTTCACTACATCCCGGAGTCGATAACCAACATGAGCGCCAGTTCGACTGTTCCAAACCAGACAAGTTATACTGCTCTTAATACTAACAACAATTTTACCTTCAGCAATAGTAGTACTGGTCCCCTCTCCTCCTTTGGAATGAGAAACTTTGGTTCTTCCAACAAATTCGGGACCGCTTCCCCATTTAGTAACAACAccatgatgatgatgaataGTAGTTCCACCCTCAGCAGCAATACTAGCGGGATGTTTGGTCAGAGCACCGGAAGTGTATTTCCTGGTGGTACTTCTTCCACCGCTGGGATGTTCGGAAGTTTCAACGCCTCCCCGGCGACCAGCGGCATGAACCCCGCAGGTGCCTCTACAAACCAGTTTGGCGGCCTCTCCAATCAGTTTGGTGGATCTTCCAATCAATTTGGTGGATCTTCCAATCAGTTTGGTGGATCTTCCAACCAGTTTGGTGTGTCTTCTAACCAATTTGGTGGATCTTCTAACCAGTTTGGTGGCCCTGCGAGCAACACGTTTGGAACGAACAACGTTAGCCCCCAGAGCGGATTTAACCAAAACAGAAGCAACTCTTTTCTTGGGGGCACCTCTGGCGGGATGTTCGGAAGTACCAACTCAACGGCCACGGGTGGTAGCGCAACCCAGCTTGGAAACAGCTCCAGCTTCTTTGGGGGAACGGCGAACAGTTCGACTGGCATGTTCGGAAGTAATTTCAAACAAAGCGTGTCTAACAATATGTTTGGAAATAATCCAACCGCTACTCAACCAGGCACGCAACTGGGAGGAGGGACAAGTAACCTGTTTGGAACGAGCGGAAGTGCAAGTAAGGGGAATTTCTTCAACAGCAATAGTGGCGGTGGTGCGCTAGGAATGTCGACCAACACGATGAGCGGAAATACGGGACTCTTTAACCAGGGCATCGGTGCCAATGTTAGCGCCAATGTCAGCGCCAACACGAACAACACCCTCTTCGGTGGCCTCCCCTCAAATAGCACAAGTATGTCCAACTCGCAGTTCGCGAAGAGTGGGCAAATGGGCTCAAGTAACTTATTCAGCAGTGGCCCTAACACAGCGGGCGGCATGAACATGAACATGAATAGCCAGAATAACAACAGTGGAAACATGTTCTTATCCCTTAACAATCAATCCAACACAAATATCTTCTCAAGTAACAACAATAGCGGCAGCCCCTTTGGAAAAAACTTCACCAGTGGTAGTAACCCCCAGTTGAAGGATAACATGTTCTCATCTACCCAATCAATCAACAGGAATCCAATGATGAGTAgtaatttcttttctgcAAATAAGGACACGACCAGTACCGGGACGAATAATAGCACTTTCTTTTCGAACACTTCTATGGGTAACACCTCCACCGGTGTAAACACTGGTGCATATCCCTTTGGAAACAAGCAAAACTTTGGAACTTCCGGCATAATCTCTGGAGGAATAAGCTCAGGCCAGGCCAACCAAAGCGGAGACCTCTTCAATAGGGGTGGTATGTACGCTGGGCAAATGTCAACTGTTTCTAGAAACACCAATTTTAACAACCTCACTAGCAACATCAATAGCAATAACCGAATGGACAATTCCCTTTCCGCCAATAAGTATGGGAATTACTTCGAGAATAATAGCACCTCCAAAAATAGCATCTTTGCTACAAGTGCAAATAACCTATCAAGTAACAGTAACAACAATTTGTTTAACATAAATTCAGGCAATAAAAATAGCAACATGTTTAATAATCCAAGTAGTAACAACACGTCCATGGGAAGTATGTTTGGCGGCAACGTATCCTACGGTAGTAACGCCAACAGTTTGTCGTATAACAATAGCACCGGTAGAAATACCACGAACAATTTGCTTAGTTCACAAAATAACAACCAGTTTAGGTCATCTGTAGGAATGATGTCCGCAAGCAACACTCCCACCAACAACAGTAATAACCTGTTCCTAACTAACAACAATAAATCCTCCTTCATGTTctcaaatgaaaataaaggaatAAGTAACCCCACgacatataataataataatttgttcCAGAATGCAAGTAACAGTTTTCTCTCCAATAACACACCAGGAATGACATCGCCATCCAATATGTCCAGTAGTTTATTCCAGAAAAGTACCTATTCTTCTCTAAATCAGAACAAACCACCCATGTCAAATTTTAACACTAACAACAACAACCCAAGCAACTTCGGGTTGATCAACCAAAACGGCGGCATCATGGGTGGCACCAACATTGGAACCAACAGCAACGTTAACCGATTCCAGCAGAACGGCTCATCCAACTTCCCCTCAGTCTTCAATCCATCTAACAAGGGAAACACCATCTTTTCGAGGTAA
- a CDS encoding 6-cysteine protein, which produces MRVFRFARLVLLLPFFKAKKGCADVILEGEFESKLGYDGEQIVYSKKNFKGSIYAFVPVKGKCGISVQESTDGVEWENNSSIEVEDGVNEATLFSVFTTDDAVIVIFRCSNIYYIAKRGEGNAWKNIKQVSFSDFPADAIPAVYSGSYLLMNNEYEKFILVCAREDPNGSEHGNESDSEVKAVPFSELQLLGRCKFSFDEGETWREGVTRIHSDDLSSYDGGEDSTELSHDDALKSVKEVNMSEEEEVKLEGQGTEESKEGAPLRNGMQIRLIQMGGNLAIRAVNITKDSNSTKTVIQVCNSLYKNDLYCDKVKLQIKDEYVLHTYEMVNGYHMAVLRERNGTHLVPSFVYNLSETFEPILHYKYENNGEGKSDVVGGIPLDKTTYEFVLAKGDMVFLFSSTVGKKNKVIKINAPRRKAGCEVLPDGESNKGYSHTFSIRNMQNHRICKMATSELGTTEDGLFKVFYVTLPKGVSLNDDCFRFSFSKELKSEYHTTVVTKSTTGNATHEGEIQFSFPLYYSKYLYNYKKAYCTLSNGLMVAVEFDYLRNILDLNYSDENDVIKITSNDIVVHAKRRYVQEKGGDIFPSGTYINTYLPFEKEYVISNFVPKSVNEVSTITLPHGSVRKLHFLQSGEVLPYDGIDLSNVSPNYKKLTKYELNRKTLDVIISNFKSDEKIIGLVCPLSSEDEGLTCFDKVYLQKGGLHNIEFVFGSNDIFVIPQRRLLRPGGKMAMESLLYLNKRNVDKLKKEKNIIHFFCECKGDEDTESVRVNYYISAYYDSEFVKAQVGKSGESSFINGHIMVQREEAGKESTVDKVDDKVDWISSDTNLNMEEGVRMIGQNMLFSMLSGGNSKGNPHGRSANVLYTVICTFLVLLLLAFLHVGRLSQKGS; this is translated from the coding sequence ATGCGTGTTTTCAGATTTGCTAGGCTTGTACTACTTCTGCCTTTTTTCAAGGCGAAAAAAGGCTGCGCAGATGTGATCCTTGAAGGGGAGTTTGAGTCTAAACTTGGTTACGATGGCGAGCAAATAGtttatagtaaaaaaaactttaaagGCAGTATTTATGCATTTGTGCCTGTTAAAGGAAAGTGTGGAATAAGCGTCCAGGAAAGCACGGATGGAGTGgaatgggaaaataataGTTCCATTGAAGTGGAGGATGGGGTTAACGAGGCAACacttttttctgtgtttACAACAGATGATGCGGTTATCGTCATTTTTAGATGTTctaatatatattacattgcaaaaaggggagaagggaatgcttggaaaaatataaaacaagTATCTTTTTCTGATTTTCCTGCAGACGCAATTCCAGCCGTGTACTCGGGATCCTACTTACTTATGAACAACGAATATGAGAAGTTCATTTTGGTATGCGCGAGAGAGGATCCTAATGGAAGCGAACACGGTAATGAAAGTGACAGTGAGGTAAAGGCAGTCCCCTTTTCAGAACTGCAACTGTTGGGTAGGTGCAAATTTTCGTTCGACGAGGGGGAAACATGGAGGGAGGGTGTAACTAGGATCCACAGTGATGATCTAAGCAGTTATGACGGGGGGGAGGATAGTACTGAGTTGAGCCATGATGATGCATTGAAGAGTGTTAAAGAGGTGAATATGtcagaggaggaagaagtaaagttGGAGGGCCAAGGCACGGAGGAATCCAAAGAAGGAGCGCCCCTCAGAAATGGTATGCAAATACGTCTAATTCAAATGGGAGGAAATCTAGCCATAAGAGCTGTAAATATTACAAAGGATAGCAACTCCACCAAGACAGTGATACAGGTATGTAACAGTCTATACAAAAACGACCTCTACTGTGATAAAGTGAAGTTACAAATTAAGGATGAGTACGTTTTGCACACATACGAAATGGTGAATGGTTACCATATGGCCGTTTTGCGTGAAAGAAATGGAACCCATCTTGTACCTTCATTTGTTTACAACTTGAGCGAAACGTTTGAACCGATTCTTCATTACAAGTATGAAAACAACGGCGAAGGCAAAAGTGATGTAGTAGGAGGAATCCCCTTGGATAAAACAACATACGAATTTGTTTTGGCGAAAGGAGACATGGTATTCCTTTTTAGTTCAACCGtaggcaaaaaaaacaaagtgataaaaataaacgccCCGAGGAGGAAGGCAGGGTGCGAAGTACTCCCAGATGGAGAATCCAACAAGGGGTACTCTCATACCTTTTCAATTAGAAACATGCAAAATCATCGTATTTGTAAAATGGCCACATCAGAACTTGGAACGACGGAAGATGGTTTGTTCAAAGTGTTCTACGTAACGTTGCCCAAAGGGGTATCCCTAAATGATGACTGCTTTAGATTTTCCTTTAGTAAAGAGCTTAAAAGTGAATACCACACGACTGTGGTGACAAAGTCTACTACTGGAAATGCTACCCACGAAGGAGAAATCcagttttccttcccattgtATTATTCAAAATATTTGTATAACTATAAAAAGGCTTACTGCACATTAAGCAACGGCCTTATGGTAGCTGTCGAGTTTGATTACCTTAGAAACATTCTGGACTTGAATTATAGCGACGAAAATGATGTGATAAAAATTACTAGTAACGATATTGTCGTGCATGCTAAGAGGAGGTATGTCCAGGAAAAAGGTGGAGATATATTCCCCAGTGGAACTTACATAAACACTTATCTACCCTTTGAGAAGGAATATGTCATTTCTAATTTTGTCCCGAAGAGTGTAAATGAGGTTAGCACTATAACTCTACCCCATGGGTCAGTTAGgaagttacattttttacaaagcGGTGAAGTACTGCCATATGATGGAATCGATTTGTCGAATGTCTCAccgaattataaaaaattgacGAAATATGAGCTGAACAGAAAAACGCTAGATGTCATCATTTCCAATTTCaaaagtgatgaaaaaattatcggATTGGTTTGCCCCCTTAGTTCAGAGGATGAGGGTTTGACATGTTTCGATAAGGTGTACCTACAAAAGGGGGGCCTTCACAACATTGAATTTGTGTTTGGAAGTAAtgacatttttgtaattcctCAGAGGAGGTTACTTAGGCCAGGTGGGAAGATGGCCATGGAGTCTCTTCTATATTTAAACAAACGCAACGTAGACAaactgaagaaggaaaaaaatattattcattttttctgtgaaTGTAAAGGGGATGAGGACACAGAATCGGTGCGCGTAAATTATTACATCTCCGCTTATTACGACTCAGAGTTTGTTAAGGCGCAAGTGGGAAAATCGGGGGAGAGTTCCTTCATTAATGGGCATATTATGGTGCAAAGGGAGGAAGCGGGAAAAGAGAGTACAGTTGACAAGGTGGACGACAAAGTCGACTGGATCAGCTCTGATACGAATCTTAACATGGAGGAGGGTGTTCGTATGATAGGGCAGAATATGCTCTTTAGCATGCTGAGTGGTGGTAACTCAAAGGGAAATCCCCACGGTCGAAGCGCTAATGTATTGTACACTGTCATTTGCACCTTTTTGGTACTATTACTGTTGGCCTTTTTGCATGTAGGGCGGTTAAGTCAGAAGGGTTCCTAA